A portion of the Diceros bicornis minor isolate mBicDic1 chromosome 20, mDicBic1.mat.cur, whole genome shotgun sequence genome contains these proteins:
- the NCAN gene encoding neurocan core protein isoform X5, protein MGAMSFWALGLLMLQVLLFVAGEQSVVFHYRAAQDRYALTFAEAQEACRLSSATIAAPRHLQAAFEDGFDNCDAGWLSDRTVGYPITQSRPGCYGDRSSLPGVRSYGRRDPRELYDVYCFARELGGEVFYVGPARRLTLAGARAQCRRQGAALASVGQLHLAWHEGLDQCDPGWLADGSVRYPIQTPRRRCGGPAPGVRTVYRFANRTGFPAPGARFDAYCFRAHHSTPQHGDPETPSSGDEGEILSAEGPPAQELELSLGEEEVVTPDFQEPLVSSGEEETPLLAEKQQSQETPSPAPGGPMPASKPAQEAEEIWLSTEAPSRSSVEAGTAGDTHREATPAGPTPRKRGHFKGLNGRHFQQQEPQQELDGGLEASAQPPSSEAAGNHVEPPLATEATDDLRSGWSQSPWAVLTNEVDVPGAGSLGGRSSPELWLWPPTVVPPSIPGPSRALGLELEEARGPTVRPATPNLPWSPMEITALAPSPSEGPSTASWEASSMVTSPDLPVMAMLRAPKLGLLSQPTPLPTQANGIKEHNEAIAAAPPSPTSDTEASPQDPIHPEVYSLPLSSGLKEQGGEATSPTLSGHGAGTPTAPLQAATGTQGGASPNSPSADFAETGGTSPTRLSKAEHPRPSPQASVGGNVVADFIPIETATGPTGMSGTLGSESGVFSTAESPTFSSQAMVDEVQGTGPSLHIEGLDLRPPFSSSGGPRVSLMPKVTPSLEPWGTIDGETTVDPMDSIATLDPSNAGGTWEPGSYVVEGAESPTLSPQVAVDTSVVTSLDRGDKFRALATSTMTSSSSQSHPELEGQMVTQGTLGALAPPHDGSPPGEPTPPPWTATAVSMDEPVSVSSGEPTVPWDFHSTLLPVSLGPEEFELEVLAGSPGVEGFWEEAASGEELALPGTPANGNAVEAPSDPCENNPCLHGGTCKANDTMYGCSCDQGFTGENCEIDIDDCVSSPCENGGTCIDEVNTFVCLCLPSYGGSLCEKDTEGCDPGWQKFQGHCYRYFAHRRAWEDAERDCRRRAGHLTSIHSPEEHGFINSFGRENTWIGLNDRIVERDFQWTDNTGLQYENWREKQPDNFFAGGEDCVVMVAHESGRWNDVPCNYNLPYVCKKGTVLCGPPPAVENASPIGARKAKYNVHATLRYQCNEGFAQHHVAIIRCRSNGKWDRPQIVCTKPRRSHRMRRHHHHHHHHHQHRHHKSRKERRKHKKYPVEDWEKEEGNFC, encoded by the exons ATGGGGGCCATGTCTTTCTGGGCCTTGGGCCTCCTGATGCTCCAGGTGCTGCTTTTTGTGGCCGGGGAACAGA GTGTCGTGTTCCACTACCGGGCAGCCCAGGATCGCTATGCGCTGACCTTCGCAGAGGCCCAGGAGGCCTGCCGTCTCAGCTCGGCCACCATTGCAGCCCCGCGGCACCTGCAGGCTGCCTTTGAGGATGGCTTTGACAACTGTGACGCTGGATGGCTCTCTGACCGCACTGTTGG GTATCCTATCACTCAATCCCGTCCTGGTTGCTATGGTGACCGTAGCAGCCTTCCAGGGGTGAGGAGCTATGGGAGGCGTGACCCACGGGAACTCTATGATGTGTATTGCTTTGCCCGTGAGCTGGGGG GCGAGGTCTTCTATGTGGGCCCGGCCCGCCGCCTGACGCTGGCCGGCGCGCGTGCCCAGTGCCGCCGCCAGGGCGCCGCGCTGGCCTCGGTGGGACAGCTGCACCTGGCCTGGCACGAGGGCCTGGATCAGTGCGACCCGGGCTGGCTGGCCGACGGCAGCGTGCGCTACCCCATCCAGACGCCGCGCCGGCGCTGCGGGGGCCCCGCCCCGGGCGTGCGCACTGTCTACCGCTTCGCCAACCGCACCGGCTTCCCGGCGCCCGGAGCGCGCTTCGATGCCTACTGCTTCCGAG CTCATCACTCTACACCACAACATGGAGACCCAGAGACCCCCTCCTCTGGGGATGAGGGGGAGATTCTGTCCGCCGAAGGGCCCCCAGCCCAAGAACTGGAGCtcagcctgggggaggaggaggtggtcaCCCCTGACTTCCAGGAGCCTCTGGTGTCCAGTGGGGAGGAAGAGACTCCGCTCTTGGCAGAGAAGCAGCAGTCTCAAGAGacgcccagccctgcccctgggggcccCATGCCAGCCTCAAAGcctgcccaggaggctgaggagaTATGGCTGAGCACCGAAGCCCCCAGCCGCAGCAGCGTGGAGGCAGGCACTGCgggagacacacacagggaggcAACCCCAGCCGGCCCTACGCCTAGGAAGAGGGGCCACTTTAAAGGGTTGAATGGGCGCCACTTCCAGCAGCAGGAACCCCAGCAAGAGCTGGACGGGGGGCTCGAGGCCAGTGCCCAGCCCCCTAGCTCAGAGGCTGCTGGGAATCATGTGGAGCCTCCCCTGGCCACGGAAGCCACAGATGACTTGAGGAGTGGCTGGAGCCAAAGCCCCTGGGCGGTGCTGACTAATGAGGTGGATGTACCTGGAGCTG GTTCCCTTGGTGGCAGGAGCTCCCCAGAGCTCTGGCTGTGGCCCCCAACCGTGGTCCCACCCAGCATCCCAGGCCCCAGCAGGGCCCTTGGCCTGGAGCTAGAGGAAGCCAGGGGCCCCACTGTGAGGCCAGCCACCCCCAACCTGCCCTGGTCCCCCATGGAGATCACTGCCCTGGCTCCCAGCCCCTCAGAGGGCCCCAGCACTGCCTCCTGGGAAGCGTCCTCCATGGTCACTTCCCCAGACCTCCCTGTCATGGCCATGCTTCGTGCCCCCAAACTGGGGCTACTATCACAGCctacacccctccccacccaggccAATGGGATCAAGGAGCATAATGAGGCCATAGCCGCTGCCCCACCCTCCCCTACCTCAGACACCGAGGCCAGCCCCCAGGACCCCATCCATCCAGAGGTGTATTCCTTGCCCCTCTCCTCGGGCCTGAAAGAACAGGGTGGAGAGGCCACGTCCCCAACACTCAGTGGCCACGGAGCAGGAACTCCCACAGCCCCTTTGCAGGCAGCCACAGGCACACAAGGTGGAGCCAGTCCCAACTCCCCCAGTGCAGACTTTGCAGAAACTGGAGGGACTAGCCCTACTAGGCTCAGCAAAGCTGAGCACCCCAGACCCAGCCCACAGGCTTCTGTGGGTGGGAATGTGGTGGCAGATTTCATCCCCATTGAAACTGCCACTGGGCCCACGGGAATGAGTGGCACCTTGGGGTCTGAGTCTGGGGTCTTCAGCACAGCAGAGAGCCCCACTTTCAGCTCCCAGGCCATGGTGGATGAGGTGCAGGGCACGGGGCCCTCACTGCACATTGAAGGGCTGGACCTCCGCCCCCCATTTTCATCCTCAGGGGGCCCCAGAGTCTCCTTGATGCCCAAGGTCACCCCAAGTTTGGAGCCTTGGGGTACTATAGATGGAGAAACCACAGTGGATCCCATGGATTCCATAGCCACTCTGGACCCCAGCAATGCTGGTGGGACTTGGGAACCTGGATCCTATGTGGTTGAGGGAGCTGAAAGCCCCACCTTGAGCCCTCAAGTGGCTGTGGATACAAGTGTGGTGACGTCCCTGGACCGGGGAGACAAGTTTAGGGCCCTGGCCACGTCCACAATGACCTCCTCAAGCTCCCAGTCCCACCCAGAGCTTGAGGGCCAGATGGTGACCCAGGGAACACTGGGAGCCTTGGCCCCTCCGCATGACGGCAGCCCCCCAGGGGAGCCCACTCCTCCTCCTTGGACAGCGACGGCAGTCAGCATGGACGAgcctgtctcagtttcctcaggggAGCCTACAGTGCCATGGGACTTCCACAGCACCCTGCTGCCTGTCTCCCTGGGCCCAGAGGAGTTTGAGCTGGAGGTCCTGGCAGGGAGCCCAGGTGTGGAGGGCTTCTGGGAGGAGGCAGCAAGTGGAGAGGAGCTGGCCCTGCCAGGGACCCCTGCAAATGGGAATGCAGTGGAGG CCCCCTCGGATCCCTGTGAGAACAACCCTTGCCTGCATGGGGGCACCTGTAAAGCCAATGACACCATGTACGGGTGTAGCTGTGACCAGGGCTTCACCGGGGAGAACTGCGAGATTG atATCGACGACTGTGTCTCCAGCCCCTGTGAGAACGGAGGCACCTGCATCGACGAGGTCAACACCTTTGTCTGCCTTTGCCTCCCCAGCTATGGGGGCAGCCTCTGTGAGAAAG ACACAGAGGGCTGTGACCCAGGCTGGCAGAAGTTCCAGGGCCACTGCTACCGCTACTTTGCCCATCGGCGGGCGTGGGAGGACGCCGAGAGGGACTGCCGCCGCCGAGCCGGCCACCTGACCAGCATCCACTCACCTGAGGAACACGGCTTCATTAACA GCTTCGGGCGTGAAAACACGTGGATCGGCCTGAACGACAGGATCGTGGAGAGGGATTTCCAATGGACGGACAACACGGGGCTG CAATATGAGAACTGGCGAGAGAAGCAGCCTGACAATTTCTTCGCGGGTGGGGAGGACTgtgtggtgatggtggcacaTGAGAGCGGGCGCTGGAACGACGTTCCCTGCAACTATAACCTCCCCTATGTGTGTAAGAAGGGCACAG TGCTGTGTGGTCCCCCTCCAGCAGTGGAGAACGCCTCGCCCATTGGTGCCCGCAAGGCCAAATATAATGTCCATGCCACTCTACGCTACCAGTGCAATGAAGGGTTTGCCCAGCACCATGTGGCCATCATCCGGTGCCGGAGCAATGGCAAGTGGGACCGGCCCCAAATTGTCTGCACCAAAC CCAGACGGTCCCATCGAATGCGGcgacaccatcaccaccaccaccaccaccaccagcatcgCCACCACAAATCACGCAAGGAGCGCAGAAAACACAAGAAATACCCAGTGGAGGactgggagaaggaagaaggaaatttcTGCTGA
- the NCAN gene encoding neurocan core protein isoform X2, translating to MGAMSFWALGLLMLQVLLFVAGEQSTQDSTAAAAAASEKGLHMQKVGSGSVRATLAELVALPCLFTLWPWPNAAREAPRIKWTKVRTASGQRQDLPILVAKDNVIRVAKGWQGRVSLPAYPQHRANATLLLGPLRASDSGLYRCQVVRGIEDEQDLVPLEVTGVVFHYRAAQDRYALTFAEAQEACRLSSATIAAPRHLQAAFEDGFDNCDAGWLSDRTVGYPITQSRPGCYGDRSSLPGVRSYGRRDPRELYDVYCFARELGGEVFYVGPARRLTLAGARAQCRRQGAALASVGQLHLAWHEGLDQCDPGWLADGSVRYPIQTPRRRCGGPAPGVRTVYRFANRTGFPAPGARFDAYCFRAHHSTPQHGDPETPSSGDEGEILSAEGPPAQELELSLGEEEVVTPDFQEPLVSSGEEETPLLAEKQQSQETPSPAPGGPMPASKPAQEAEEIWLSTEAPSRSSVEAGTAGDTHREATPAGPTPRKRGHFKGLNGRHFQQQEPQQELDGGLEASAQPPSSEAAGNHVEPPLATEATDDLRSGWSQSPWAVLTNEVDVPGAGSLGGRSSPELWLWPPTVVPPSIPGPSRALGLELEEARGPTVRPATPNLPWSPMEITALAPSPSEGPSTASWEASSMVTSPDLPVMAMLRAPKLGLLSQPTPLPTQANGIKEHNEAIAAAPPSPTSDTEASPQDPIHPEVYSLPLSSGLKEQGGEATSPTLSGHGAGTPTAPLQAATGTQGGASPNSPSADFAETGGTSPTRLSKAEHPRPSPQASVGGNVVADFIPIETATGPTGMSGTLGSESGVFSTAESPTFSSQAMVDEVQGTGPSLHIEGLDLRPPFSSSGGPRVSLMPKVTPSLEPWGTIDGETTVDPMDSIATLDPSNAGGTWEPGSYVVEGAESPTLSPQVAVDTSVVTSLDRGDKFRALATSTMTSSSSQSHPELEGQMVTQGTLGALAPPHDGSPPGEPTPPPWTATAVSMDEPVSVSSGEPTVPWDFHSTLLPVSLGPEEFELEVLAGSPGVEGFWEEAASGEELALPGTPANGNAVEAPSDPCENNPCLHGGTCKANDTMYGCSCDQGFTGENCEIDIDDCVSSPCENGGTCIDEVNTFVCLCLPSYGGSLCEKDTEGCDPGWQKFQGHCYRYFAHRRAWEDAERDCRRRAGHLTSIHSPEEHGFINSFGRENTWIGLNDRIVERDFQWTDNTGLQYENWREKQPDNFFAGGEDCVVMVAHESGRWNDVPCNYNLPYVCKKGTARRSHRMRRHHHHHHHHHQHRHHKSRKERRKHKKYPVEDWEKEEGNFC from the exons ATGGGGGCCATGTCTTTCTGGGCCTTGGGCCTCCTGATGCTCCAGGTGCTGCTTTTTGTGGCCGGGGAACAGA GCACACAGGACAGCACCGCTGCTGCCGCTGCCGCCAGTGAGAAAGGGCTCCACATGCAGAAGGTGGGATCTGGGTCGGTGCGGGCCACGCTGGCAGAGCTGGTGGCCCTGCCCTGTCTCTTCACCCTGTGGCCATGGCCGAATGCAGCCCGAGAAGCCCCTCGGATCAAGTGGACCAAGGTGCGGACTGCATCAGGCCAGCGGCAGGACTTGCCCATCCTGGTGGCCAAGGACAACGTGATTCGAGTGGCCAAGGGCTGGCAGGGACGTGTGTCACTGCCCGCCTACCCCCAGCACCGGGCCAACGCCACGCTGCTACTGGGGCCGCTGAGAGCCAGCGACTCTGGGCTCTACCGCTGCCAGGTGGTGAGGGGCATCGAGGATGAGCAGGACCTGGTGCCCTTGGAGGTGACGG GTGTCGTGTTCCACTACCGGGCAGCCCAGGATCGCTATGCGCTGACCTTCGCAGAGGCCCAGGAGGCCTGCCGTCTCAGCTCGGCCACCATTGCAGCCCCGCGGCACCTGCAGGCTGCCTTTGAGGATGGCTTTGACAACTGTGACGCTGGATGGCTCTCTGACCGCACTGTTGG GTATCCTATCACTCAATCCCGTCCTGGTTGCTATGGTGACCGTAGCAGCCTTCCAGGGGTGAGGAGCTATGGGAGGCGTGACCCACGGGAACTCTATGATGTGTATTGCTTTGCCCGTGAGCTGGGGG GCGAGGTCTTCTATGTGGGCCCGGCCCGCCGCCTGACGCTGGCCGGCGCGCGTGCCCAGTGCCGCCGCCAGGGCGCCGCGCTGGCCTCGGTGGGACAGCTGCACCTGGCCTGGCACGAGGGCCTGGATCAGTGCGACCCGGGCTGGCTGGCCGACGGCAGCGTGCGCTACCCCATCCAGACGCCGCGCCGGCGCTGCGGGGGCCCCGCCCCGGGCGTGCGCACTGTCTACCGCTTCGCCAACCGCACCGGCTTCCCGGCGCCCGGAGCGCGCTTCGATGCCTACTGCTTCCGAG CTCATCACTCTACACCACAACATGGAGACCCAGAGACCCCCTCCTCTGGGGATGAGGGGGAGATTCTGTCCGCCGAAGGGCCCCCAGCCCAAGAACTGGAGCtcagcctgggggaggaggaggtggtcaCCCCTGACTTCCAGGAGCCTCTGGTGTCCAGTGGGGAGGAAGAGACTCCGCTCTTGGCAGAGAAGCAGCAGTCTCAAGAGacgcccagccctgcccctgggggcccCATGCCAGCCTCAAAGcctgcccaggaggctgaggagaTATGGCTGAGCACCGAAGCCCCCAGCCGCAGCAGCGTGGAGGCAGGCACTGCgggagacacacacagggaggcAACCCCAGCCGGCCCTACGCCTAGGAAGAGGGGCCACTTTAAAGGGTTGAATGGGCGCCACTTCCAGCAGCAGGAACCCCAGCAAGAGCTGGACGGGGGGCTCGAGGCCAGTGCCCAGCCCCCTAGCTCAGAGGCTGCTGGGAATCATGTGGAGCCTCCCCTGGCCACGGAAGCCACAGATGACTTGAGGAGTGGCTGGAGCCAAAGCCCCTGGGCGGTGCTGACTAATGAGGTGGATGTACCTGGAGCTG GTTCCCTTGGTGGCAGGAGCTCCCCAGAGCTCTGGCTGTGGCCCCCAACCGTGGTCCCACCCAGCATCCCAGGCCCCAGCAGGGCCCTTGGCCTGGAGCTAGAGGAAGCCAGGGGCCCCACTGTGAGGCCAGCCACCCCCAACCTGCCCTGGTCCCCCATGGAGATCACTGCCCTGGCTCCCAGCCCCTCAGAGGGCCCCAGCACTGCCTCCTGGGAAGCGTCCTCCATGGTCACTTCCCCAGACCTCCCTGTCATGGCCATGCTTCGTGCCCCCAAACTGGGGCTACTATCACAGCctacacccctccccacccaggccAATGGGATCAAGGAGCATAATGAGGCCATAGCCGCTGCCCCACCCTCCCCTACCTCAGACACCGAGGCCAGCCCCCAGGACCCCATCCATCCAGAGGTGTATTCCTTGCCCCTCTCCTCGGGCCTGAAAGAACAGGGTGGAGAGGCCACGTCCCCAACACTCAGTGGCCACGGAGCAGGAACTCCCACAGCCCCTTTGCAGGCAGCCACAGGCACACAAGGTGGAGCCAGTCCCAACTCCCCCAGTGCAGACTTTGCAGAAACTGGAGGGACTAGCCCTACTAGGCTCAGCAAAGCTGAGCACCCCAGACCCAGCCCACAGGCTTCTGTGGGTGGGAATGTGGTGGCAGATTTCATCCCCATTGAAACTGCCACTGGGCCCACGGGAATGAGTGGCACCTTGGGGTCTGAGTCTGGGGTCTTCAGCACAGCAGAGAGCCCCACTTTCAGCTCCCAGGCCATGGTGGATGAGGTGCAGGGCACGGGGCCCTCACTGCACATTGAAGGGCTGGACCTCCGCCCCCCATTTTCATCCTCAGGGGGCCCCAGAGTCTCCTTGATGCCCAAGGTCACCCCAAGTTTGGAGCCTTGGGGTACTATAGATGGAGAAACCACAGTGGATCCCATGGATTCCATAGCCACTCTGGACCCCAGCAATGCTGGTGGGACTTGGGAACCTGGATCCTATGTGGTTGAGGGAGCTGAAAGCCCCACCTTGAGCCCTCAAGTGGCTGTGGATACAAGTGTGGTGACGTCCCTGGACCGGGGAGACAAGTTTAGGGCCCTGGCCACGTCCACAATGACCTCCTCAAGCTCCCAGTCCCACCCAGAGCTTGAGGGCCAGATGGTGACCCAGGGAACACTGGGAGCCTTGGCCCCTCCGCATGACGGCAGCCCCCCAGGGGAGCCCACTCCTCCTCCTTGGACAGCGACGGCAGTCAGCATGGACGAgcctgtctcagtttcctcaggggAGCCTACAGTGCCATGGGACTTCCACAGCACCCTGCTGCCTGTCTCCCTGGGCCCAGAGGAGTTTGAGCTGGAGGTCCTGGCAGGGAGCCCAGGTGTGGAGGGCTTCTGGGAGGAGGCAGCAAGTGGAGAGGAGCTGGCCCTGCCAGGGACCCCTGCAAATGGGAATGCAGTGGAGG CCCCCTCGGATCCCTGTGAGAACAACCCTTGCCTGCATGGGGGCACCTGTAAAGCCAATGACACCATGTACGGGTGTAGCTGTGACCAGGGCTTCACCGGGGAGAACTGCGAGATTG atATCGACGACTGTGTCTCCAGCCCCTGTGAGAACGGAGGCACCTGCATCGACGAGGTCAACACCTTTGTCTGCCTTTGCCTCCCCAGCTATGGGGGCAGCCTCTGTGAGAAAG ACACAGAGGGCTGTGACCCAGGCTGGCAGAAGTTCCAGGGCCACTGCTACCGCTACTTTGCCCATCGGCGGGCGTGGGAGGACGCCGAGAGGGACTGCCGCCGCCGAGCCGGCCACCTGACCAGCATCCACTCACCTGAGGAACACGGCTTCATTAACA GCTTCGGGCGTGAAAACACGTGGATCGGCCTGAACGACAGGATCGTGGAGAGGGATTTCCAATGGACGGACAACACGGGGCTG CAATATGAGAACTGGCGAGAGAAGCAGCCTGACAATTTCTTCGCGGGTGGGGAGGACTgtgtggtgatggtggcacaTGAGAGCGGGCGCTGGAACGACGTTCCCTGCAACTATAACCTCCCCTATGTGTGTAAGAAGGGCACAG CCAGACGGTCCCATCGAATGCGGcgacaccatcaccaccaccaccaccaccaccagcatcgCCACCACAAATCACGCAAGGAGCGCAGAAAACACAAGAAATACCCAGTGGAGGactgggagaaggaagaaggaaatttcTGCTGA